The window TAATATTAGTATTGATATTTGCTGCATGTGATGAGTTTGAGTGCTGCTAACAACTTATAAGTAAAACTAATAGTAATATATTAAGAAGATAAAACCTTTAAACTAATATTAGACTACAAGGAGGTAATATTATGGGCTGTTTCAAAGATTGTGATTGTTGGTGGATTATAGCTTTATTCTTTATATTCTTAATATTCCAAGATTGTATAGAAGATATAGATATATGTGATTGGATTCCATTCTTAATATTGATATTAATAATTTGTGCATGTGATGAGTTTGATTGTCACTAATATTTAAATCTATTATTAATAGCAAATTAATAACTAAAATCATAGTATATATCAAGAAAGAAAATCTTTCAAAATCATAAGGAGGTAATATTATGGGATGTTTCAAGGACTTTGATTGTTGGTGGATTATAGCTTTATTTTTCTTATTCTTAATATTCCAAGATTGCATAGAAGATATAGATATATGTGATTGGATCCCATTCTTAATATTAATATTAATAATTTGTGCATGTAACGAGTTTGAGTGTCACTAATATTAAAAATAGAAGCAAAGAGTTAGATTAAAATCTAGCTCTTTGTTTTTTATATAGATAAATGATATAATTAACATTTAATAAATATAGAGAATATAAACTTTAAATAAGGAAAAAATTTAAAGTATGAGAGGAAGTGATACAATGATTACTATAAAGGATGTAGCTAAAAGAGCAGGAGTTTCTATATCGACAGTTTCAAGGGTAATCAACAATTCAAAGCCTGTAAGCAATGAAATTAGACAAAGAGTATTAAAAGTAATAGAAGAAACTGGATATACTCCAAATCCATTAGCTAGAAGCTTAGTAACTAAGAAAAGTCAATTAATAGGAGTAATAGTACCGGATATATCTGATTTTTTTATGGGAGAGTTACTTAATGGAATAGAAGAAGTAGGTAAGATATATGATTACGATATTGTTTTATGTAATAGTTATGGAGAACCTGATGAAGAATTAAAATATATTAATCTTTTAAAGTCAAAGCAAGTAGCAGGTATAATATTTGTATCATGGAAGATGAATCAAAAGCATGTAGATGTAATAGAAAAAGCAAATATACCAGCTGTATACATAAGCAAGAATGCAACTGAATTTGATGTTTATTCTGTAAGTATTAATAATTTTGAAGCATCTTATGATATGACCAAATATTTAATAGAAAACGGAAATAAAAAAATAGCATTTATGAAATCATCTGCACAAGATAATATAATGGATTCAGATAGGTATAGAGGATATAAAAAAGCATTAAAAGAAGCTAATATAGAAATTGATGAAACTCTTGTAAAAGAAGGCGATGATACTAGTGAGTCTGGATATTATCTTATGAGTGAGATTCTTGAAGCTAAAAATATACCAGATGCAGTATTTGCATCTCGTGATGAAATTGCAGTGGGTGTTATAAACTGTATATTAGATGCGGGATATAAGGTGCCAGAGGATATATCTGTATCGGGTTATAATGATATTAAATTAGCATCTCTATATAGACCAGCTCTAACAACTATAAAACAGCCTATATATGATATGGGAGCTGTATCAATTAGAATGATAGTTAAAATAATAAATAATGAGGGATTAGAAGATAAAAAAATACTTCTTCCTTATAGTCTTATAGAAAGACAGAGTGTACTTAAAAAGTAGGTTATATAACCTACTTTTTTTTTGCTTAAATTAACCATTGGTGTAGCGGTTACTTTAGGGTGTTGTTTTTACAAGCATATGCTTGTTGAATTGAAGGATTAATGTCGAATACAAGCTGTAATAAAATGTGCCACTGTGCTCAGATAAAGTGATATAGCGATGTGTAGAGTTTTACATAAAATGTAAAAAAATAGATACTTCTCAAAATATATCACAAAAGATAAAGGGAAAACGATTGTGAATATAGAATAAATTATAAACAAAACGAATTTTTAGACAATTCCAAAAGGGGGTATAGTTTTGAATAAGGTATACATAGATGGGAAGAGTTTAACTATTGAAGACGTTGTTAATGTAGCTAGAAATGACTATAAGGTGGAACTTACTAAAGAGTCACAGGAAAAAGTTATAAAAGCTAGAAATATAGTAGATAAGTTTGTTGATGAGGAAAAGACTGTTTATGGAATAACTACTGGATTTGGAAAGTTTTCTGATGTTGTTATAACTAAGGAAGAAACAAAGACATTGCAAAGAAACTTAATAATAAGTCATTCTTGTGGAGTAGGAGAATGCTTTGAAGAGGAAATATCAAGAACTATAATGCTTCTTAGAATAAACAATCTAGCTAAGGGAAATTCAGGGATAAGGCTAGAAACTTTAAATAATCTTATTAAAATGTTAAATAAGGGTGTTCACCCATTAATACCACAAAAAGGATCACTTGGTGCATCAGGGGATTTAGCACCACTTTCTCATATGGTTTTAGTTATGATTGGGGAAGGTGAGGCTATTTACAAAGGTGAGAAAATGAGTGGAATAGATGCTTT is drawn from Tepidibacter hydrothermalis and contains these coding sequences:
- a CDS encoding LacI family DNA-binding transcriptional regulator yields the protein MITIKDVAKRAGVSISTVSRVINNSKPVSNEIRQRVLKVIEETGYTPNPLARSLVTKKSQLIGVIVPDISDFFMGELLNGIEEVGKIYDYDIVLCNSYGEPDEELKYINLLKSKQVAGIIFVSWKMNQKHVDVIEKANIPAVYISKNATEFDVYSVSINNFEASYDMTKYLIENGNKKIAFMKSSAQDNIMDSDRYRGYKKALKEANIEIDETLVKEGDDTSESGYYLMSEILEAKNIPDAVFASRDEIAVGVINCILDAGYKVPEDISVSGYNDIKLASLYRPALTTIKQPIYDMGAVSIRMIVKIINNEGLEDKKILLPYSLIERQSVLKK